One window of Stigmatopora nigra isolate UIUO_SnigA chromosome 14, RoL_Snig_1.1, whole genome shotgun sequence genomic DNA carries:
- the tspan6 gene encoding tetraspanin-6, with protein MSPPSRRLQTKPVITCLKTLLISYSLIFWVTGMILLAVGVWGKVNLEAYITLATDETTNAPYVLIGTGAAIIVFGLFGCFATCRGSTWMLKLYAMFLTVVFLAELVAGISGFIFRHEIKAKMGTAYKSAVLSYNSTETSRVAVDAIQRTLQCCGVKNYTDWVDTDYFKDNGIPASCCKVNTNCSPENLKDVEKAKNEVYHTGCFSLVTNVMESNLGIIAGISFGIAFFQLIGIFLACCLSRYITNNQYEMV; from the exons TACAGCCTCATTTTCTGG GTGACGGGCATGATTCTGTTGGCAGTAGGGGTTTGGGGAAAAGTCAACCTGGAGGCGTACATCACGCTGGCCACCGACGAGACCACCAACGCGCCGTACGTCCTGATTGGCACCGGCGCCGCCATCATCGTCTTCGGGCTGTTTGGTTGCTTCGCCACTTGCCGCGGCAGCACATGGATGCTCAAACTG tacGCCATGTTCTTGACCGTGGTCTTCCTGGCCGAGCTGGTGGCCGGAATATCTGGCTTCATCTTCAGGCACGAG aTTAAAGCCAAAATGGGAACCGCGTACAAAAGTGCAGTCCTGTCCTACAACAGCACTGAGACCAGCAGAGTTGCGGTGGATGCAATCCAGAGGACC TTGCAATGTTGCGGTGTGAAAAACTACACGGACTGGGTGGACACGGACTACTTCAAAGACAACGGCATCCCTGCCAGTTGCTGCAAAGTCAACACCAACTGCTCCCCGGAGAACCTCAAAGATGTGGAAAAGGCTAAGAATGAAGTTTATCATACT ggCTGCTTTTCTCTGGTGACTAACGTCATGGAGTCCAACCTGGGCATCATTGCTGGCATCTCCTTTGGAATTGCCTTCTTCCAG cTCATTGGGATATTCCTGGCCTGCTGCTTGTCTCGATACATCACCAACAACCAGTATGAGATGGTGTGA
- the mid1ip1l gene encoding mid1-interacting protein 1-like encodes MMQISSDSATNKHSLINVMHRFIAAANNMDETIMVPSLLRDMPLEDQAGGQTEANNNIIINHHHHHRQNDDDDDTQCPSKQQRDMYEHYLLLKSIKNDMEWGPLKRDVSSSNFLDMAVKKEQKSISGALPMEDNADLERQFHFHLRGLFGVLSKLTLEADHLTNRYKREIGGGNFIR; translated from the coding sequence atgATGCAGATCAGCAGCGACTCAGCCACCAACAAGCACTCCCTCATCAACGTCATGCACCGCTTTATCGCGGCGGCCAACAACATGGACGAGACCATCATGGTCCCTAGCCTGCTGCGAGACATGCCCCTGGAGGATCAGGCGGGGGGCCAGACAGAAGCCAACAACAACATCATCATcaaccatcaccaccaccaccggcaaaacgacgacgatgacgacacGCAATGTCCCAGCAAGCAGCAGAGGGACATGTACGAGCACTACCTACTGCTCAAGTCCATCAAGAATGACATGGAATGGGGTCCCCTCAAGAGGGATGTGAGTAGCAGCAACTTTCTGGACATGGCCGTCAAAAAGGAGCAGAAATCCATCTCGGGGGCGCTGCCCATGGAAGACAACGCCGACCTGGAGCGCCAGTTCCACTTTCACTTGCGTGGACTCTTTGGGGTTCTATCCAAGCTCACCTTGGAGGCGGACCACCTGACCAACAGGTACAAGCGGGAGATCGGAGGCGGAAACTTCATTAGATAG